The following proteins are encoded in a genomic region of Sneathiella marina:
- a CDS encoding acyltransferase family protein has product MKYRAEIDGLRALAVIPVILFHAGFKLFSGGFVGVDVFFVISGYLITTILIDDIENNRFSIVNFYERRARRILPALFFVMLCCLPFAWMWMLPNQMKDFSKSLIAVSLFVSNIQFWRESGYFDTAAEEKPLLHTWSLAVEEQYYVLFPIFLFLAWKFGKKSVFWMIVAFAAISLVLSEWGWRNYATANFYLAPTRVWELFAGSIAAFIVQSRGVRKNNILSLLGLSAVVFSIFVFDESTPFPSVYSIVPVFGVVLLVLFADKETIAAKLLSTKIFVGIGLISYSAYLWHQPLFAFARIRQIEPPSDVLMLGLTVSSLVLAYFSWLWVEHPFRQKSKVNRQNIFLFSLIGIVSFCAIGAYGIFKDGYLNKGFVYAPNIEYASMSEKILKVGDVCIPEFVQGLKWTKECEFGDTQADKTIVLIGDSHIQALSWSLDELFKKNNIKGISIELDGCEPIPYMRVDKNTSVSNCNERFDEFLKHVDSKESDVILLNRWSYRLYPIEGLIVEMPYKGSEGHVESDVKYFESDVLVNGEFFRDADTKGAFLKKYVEKIAEVSKSLFLVYSIPETGINVEKLNRFHYGSNNTVLDEISIPYGDYTKRNKFVAEVFERIENSNIVRIYPANLLCNTYIDGRCAVQIDGVPIYYDDDHLSKTGADILVEEIISNSNWTQPFTK; this is encoded by the coding sequence TTGAAATATCGTGCCGAAATTGACGGTTTGCGAGCACTTGCCGTCATCCCCGTTATTCTCTTTCATGCAGGATTTAAACTCTTTAGCGGCGGATTTGTAGGTGTAGACGTGTTTTTCGTTATCAGTGGCTATCTGATAACAACAATTCTTATTGATGATATTGAGAACAATCGCTTCAGCATTGTTAACTTTTATGAAAGAAGAGCGCGGCGAATACTCCCCGCTCTATTTTTTGTGATGCTGTGCTGCTTACCATTTGCTTGGATGTGGATGCTTCCAAATCAAATGAAGGATTTTTCGAAAAGTCTCATAGCTGTCAGTCTTTTTGTTTCCAATATTCAATTTTGGCGTGAAAGTGGGTATTTTGATACTGCCGCCGAAGAAAAGCCCCTACTCCATACTTGGAGTTTGGCTGTTGAGGAGCAATATTACGTTCTTTTTCCAATATTTCTTTTTTTAGCCTGGAAATTTGGTAAGAAAAGTGTGTTTTGGATGATTGTCGCATTTGCGGCAATCAGTCTTGTATTAAGTGAATGGGGCTGGCGAAACTATGCAACGGCAAATTTTTATCTCGCTCCAACTCGTGTCTGGGAACTGTTCGCCGGTTCCATAGCAGCCTTCATCGTACAAAGTCGAGGCGTCAGAAAAAATAATATTCTCTCACTTTTAGGGCTTTCTGCAGTCGTTTTTTCCATATTTGTATTTGATGAAAGCACTCCGTTTCCAAGTGTTTACTCTATAGTACCTGTCTTTGGCGTAGTTCTTTTAGTATTGTTTGCAGACAAGGAGACGATTGCAGCAAAGCTGCTCAGCACAAAAATCTTTGTTGGCATTGGTCTAATTAGTTACAGCGCTTATCTATGGCATCAGCCTTTATTTGCATTTGCTCGAATTCGGCAAATCGAACCTCCCAGCGATGTGTTGATGTTGGGGCTTACTGTTTCATCCTTGGTATTAGCGTATTTCAGCTGGTTATGGGTTGAACATCCTTTTAGACAAAAATCAAAAGTTAACCGTCAGAATATATTTCTATTTTCACTTATAGGAATAGTTTCATTCTGTGCAATTGGCGCTTATGGAATTTTCAAGGATGGGTACCTTAACAAGGGTTTTGTATATGCACCTAACATTGAGTATGCATCGATGAGCGAGAAAATACTTAAAGTAGGAGATGTTTGTATCCCTGAGTTTGTACAAGGATTGAAATGGACAAAAGAATGTGAATTTGGTGATACTCAAGCGGATAAGACAATTGTACTTATTGGTGATTCACATATTCAAGCACTTTCCTGGTCACTTGATGAGCTCTTCAAGAAAAATAATATAAAAGGGATCTCCATAGAACTCGATGGATGCGAACCTATTCCTTACATGAGAGTAGACAAAAATACATCTGTTAGTAATTGCAACGAACGGTTTGACGAATTTCTGAAACATGTTGATTCCAAAGAATCTGATGTAATTTTGTTAAATCGTTGGAGTTATCGGCTGTATCCTATCGAAGGCTTGATTGTAGAGATGCCATACAAGGGTAGCGAAGGACATGTTGAAAGTGATGTCAAATATTTCGAAAGTGATGTCTTGGTAAATGGTGAATTTTTCCGCGACGCTGACACGAAGGGGGCATTCCTAAAGAAATATGTTGAGAAGATTGCTGAAGTGTCGAAATCGCTCTTTCTAGTCTATTCTATCCCGGAAACCGGGATTAATGTAGAGAAGCTCAATCGCTTCCACTATGGCAGCAACAATACTGTCCTCGATGAAATATCGATTCCCTATGGTGATTACACAAAGCGAAACAAATTTGTCGCCGAAGTTTTTGAGAGAATTGAAAATTCAAATATAGTTCGTATCTATCCGGCAAATTTACTATGCAACACTTATATTGATGGAAGATGTGCTGTTCAGATAGATGGTGTTCCCATTTACTATGATGATGATCATCTTTCAAAAACAGGAGCAGATATTCTTGTTGAAGAGATTATTTCTAATTCAAACTGGACCCAGCCCTTCACCAAGTAA
- a CDS encoding right-handed parallel beta-helix repeat-containing protein: protein MKYFIVLALYLNISFLFAALLPSHALASSRTFYVDINTQDSAKQDGSVENPWNSVEDALGGNTVRGGDTVILRKGNYGNLIIENLRNEESITIKAQDGHNVQFSGIQIYASSNWGIKGLIINGSSEQGKRKRHLVTIDKKSDRILLSDLSIKSTTDTKLWTDEDWTSKASNGIFSQGTNIVIRNNLIRNINHGIWILGEQTLVSGNTVDYFSGDGMLGLANHLIFEDNLVKNCVEVDDNHDDGFQSWTKGSDGKVGTGTISDVILRRNSFINSVPPDKESECDMQGIGLFDGIYENWVIENNLIVVDHWHGISVMGAKNVKIVNNTVYDPNTRRPGPAWIQIFSHKNGTESTDSLIANNIAGSFGKKMYGVLYTGNMVLRNAQSVFRDAESLDFELSPDSIAKQGANPDYLPETDLKGRKRQKNGTGDIGAFQTP from the coding sequence TTGAAATATTTTATTGTTTTGGCCTTATACCTTAATATCAGTTTTCTATTCGCTGCTTTGTTGCCATCACATGCCCTCGCATCTTCACGAACTTTTTACGTTGATATTAATACACAAGATTCAGCCAAACAGGACGGTAGTGTAGAAAATCCGTGGAACTCAGTTGAAGACGCGCTCGGGGGGAATACCGTCAGAGGTGGAGATACGGTTATTCTTCGGAAAGGAAACTACGGAAATTTGATCATTGAAAATCTCCGTAATGAAGAGTCCATAACAATAAAAGCTCAGGATGGCCATAATGTTCAATTTAGTGGTATTCAAATTTATGCAAGTAGTAACTGGGGCATCAAAGGTTTAATAATTAATGGGTCATCGGAACAGGGCAAAAGAAAACGGCATCTTGTTACAATTGATAAAAAAAGCGATCGAATTTTATTGAGCGATCTCTCCATCAAATCAACAACCGATACCAAATTATGGACAGACGAAGACTGGACTTCAAAAGCGTCAAACGGAATATTCTCACAAGGTACGAATATAGTAATTAGGAATAATCTAATTCGTAATATTAATCACGGAATATGGATACTTGGCGAACAAACTCTCGTTTCCGGGAATACGGTAGATTATTTTTCTGGAGACGGAATGCTAGGTTTAGCAAATCACCTTATTTTCGAAGACAATTTAGTCAAAAATTGTGTGGAAGTTGATGATAATCATGATGATGGATTTCAATCATGGACAAAGGGTTCGGATGGAAAAGTTGGTACGGGTACAATTTCAGATGTGATCCTGAGAAGAAACTCATTTATCAATTCAGTACCTCCAGATAAAGAATCTGAATGTGATATGCAGGGAATTGGCTTATTTGATGGAATATATGAAAACTGGGTCATTGAAAACAATCTCATTGTGGTAGATCACTGGCACGGCATAAGTGTCATGGGCGCGAAAAATGTCAAAATTGTAAATAACACTGTTTATGATCCGAATACCAGACGGCCGGGGCCGGCATGGATTCAAATCTTTTCTCACAAAAATGGAACAGAATCGACAGATTCCCTTATCGCAAACAATATCGCAGGCTCATTTGGGAAAAAAATGTACGGTGTTTTATATACGGGTAATATGGTTCTAAGAAATGCGCAGAGTGTATTTAGAGATGCGGAGAGTTTGGATTTCGAGCTTTCGCCAGACAGCATCGCGAAACAAGGAGCAAATCCAGATTACTTACCCGAAACAGATCTCAAAGGGCGAAAAAGACAAAAAAATGGCACCGGAGATATTGGCGCCTTTCAGACCCCTTAA
- a CDS encoding glycosyltransferase family 2 protein encodes MIAKARKMKPLVSVIIVNWNVRDMVLDCIGSIIEQTRSTYEIIVVDNDSSDGSVDAIKDKFSSVKIIANDSNRGFAAANNQALAVSQGEYVLLLNPDTLVVDNAIDKMLQWIQQDSSIGCGGCQVFESENVIQNTCFSDMTVWSTFLVLTGLARVSKSSRFWGKPHYYWWDRRTEMEVDVVSGMFMLVPRKVLEEVGGMDDDFFVYAEEADWCRRIRAHGYRCVFTPLTHVVHRDGGNKSTDQILAKMYVQLQKSKLIYARKYYGLLGYLEFRFLYFASMLMRSVLFVILSLFTQQGGFRTKAFLAIQGLKFHTFGKEPSK; translated from the coding sequence ATGATCGCGAAAGCCCGGAAAATGAAACCATTAGTGTCAGTAATAATAGTAAATTGGAACGTACGCGATATGGTCCTAGATTGCATAGGATCGATTATCGAACAAACACGATCAACTTATGAAATTATTGTTGTCGACAATGATAGCTCTGATGGTTCGGTAGATGCCATAAAGGACAAGTTTAGTTCCGTAAAAATCATTGCAAATGATAGCAACAGAGGATTCGCTGCTGCAAATAATCAGGCTCTGGCAGTATCGCAAGGTGAATATGTACTTCTGTTAAATCCCGATACTCTGGTTGTAGACAACGCAATTGATAAAATGCTTCAGTGGATACAGCAAGATTCTTCTATTGGCTGCGGTGGATGTCAAGTTTTTGAATCTGAAAACGTAATTCAAAATACATGCTTTAGCGACATGACTGTCTGGAGCACGTTTTTGGTGCTAACCGGGTTGGCTCGAGTTTCGAAATCGAGCCGGTTCTGGGGTAAGCCACATTATTATTGGTGGGATCGCCGTACGGAAATGGAAGTGGATGTCGTTTCGGGAATGTTCATGCTTGTCCCCAGAAAGGTGCTTGAAGAGGTCGGTGGTATGGATGATGATTTCTTTGTTTATGCTGAAGAGGCGGATTGGTGCCGTCGTATCCGAGCCCATGGGTATAGGTGCGTTTTCACACCATTAACACATGTTGTTCATAGGGATGGTGGGAATAAGAGCACAGATCAAATACTTGCTAAAATGTATGTACAGCTTCAGAAAAGTAAATTGATTTATGCGCGAAAATACTACGGACTACTTGGCTATTTAGAATTTAGGTTTTTATATTTTGCCTCGATGCTTATGCGTAGTGTTTTGTTTGTAATTCTATCCCTTTTTACTCAGCAAGGAGGATTTCGCACAAAAGCATTTCTTGCGATACAAGGGTTAAAATTTCATACGTTTGGTAAGGAGCCGTCGAAGTAA
- a CDS encoding right-handed parallel beta-helix repeat-containing protein, giving the protein MSSIDSNVIEVSNAAELLAAMNNASGGDVITLLSGDYGSVSLSNYNFDTPVTITSADSENLAHLENLYIYDSSNITIEQLAVYSEDGASGSWGEHLTSIQRSSDIVIKNNQFGNEGQSLADNFYGLSVSNSTGVDVTGNEFSNLGYGAHFSYSQDLNVSDNNIHDIRSDGLHFSGVQGVEVAGNTISDMYPMAGDHSDHIQFQGYADGPTNSDIIIRDNMILQGDGEDAQGIFLNSQPGSQYENVLIENNVVYQSGYHGISVYRADGLEIKGNTVVSPPDTENFVWIGGFEVKNTVIENNISNDIRANGDDSSITLTNNVLAETSASGDQLAYSSVFTNTLDRYSVDPDDFKVNSSLTVGADINALKDTDTTDDTTDDTTDDTTDDTTDDTTDDTTDDTTDDTTDDTTDDTTDNSGDGDDQSDNQDQVEVTVSGDTSGSVVEDGSLTTSGDLDIDGGSGNEEFLAENLTGEHGNFSVDTEGNWSYTAVDSSQIQALDTGENLTETFVVKTASGVETEVEVFINGQDEPQSNDDTDDTNDNQSGGNVIEVSSAAELMAAMKNASGGEVITLLSGDYGSVSLRNFNFDTPVTIISADSGSPAHLENLYVNNSSNITIEQLAIYSDDDPIGSWGEHLTSIQRSSDIVLKNNQFGNEGQSLADNFYGLSVSNSTGIDVTGNEFSNLGIGTNVRNSQDLNISDNNVHDIGSKGFSFSTVQGVEISGNTITDMYSTSGSLNAIQFYGQNGKQANSDIIIRDNMILQGDGDDAQGIFLNSQSGSQYENVLIENNVVYQSGYHGISVYHADGLEIRDNTVVSPPGTENPVWIGAFDVENAEIENNVSNDIRANGDDSSITLTNNVLAETSASGDQLAYSSVFTNTLDRYSVDPDDFEIASSLSAGADVNALKENDTDTSDASANTEAGFGIFTAEEGSDIIEFTDENDNSQVSSKQVANSDIDADSDEKFSFDVMASEPAGTVGDEEFIEEASGAQANAEESTNDFRIDFDGDHAVDIQPELIGVSLYELENSDFLT; this is encoded by the coding sequence ATGAGTTCTATAGATTCAAATGTAATAGAGGTAAGCAACGCAGCCGAGCTTTTGGCGGCGATGAATAATGCTAGTGGGGGTGATGTAATTACTTTGCTCTCCGGTGACTATGGTAGTGTTAGTCTAAGTAATTATAATTTTGATACGCCGGTTACGATAACCTCTGCGGATTCTGAGAATCTGGCACATTTGGAAAATCTATATATTTACGATTCTTCCAATATCACGATAGAACAATTGGCGGTCTATTCGGAAGACGGAGCTTCTGGTTCCTGGGGAGAGCATCTTACTTCAATACAGAGAAGCTCCGATATCGTCATAAAAAATAATCAGTTTGGCAATGAGGGTCAATCACTGGCGGACAATTTTTATGGTCTGTCTGTGTCAAACTCAACTGGTGTTGACGTGACCGGTAACGAGTTTAGTAATCTCGGCTATGGTGCTCATTTTTCTTATTCACAGGATTTGAACGTATCGGATAATAATATTCACGATATACGCTCTGATGGTCTGCATTTTTCCGGTGTCCAGGGGGTTGAGGTTGCAGGGAATACGATCTCGGACATGTATCCTATGGCTGGTGATCATTCTGACCATATTCAGTTCCAAGGCTACGCTGACGGACCAACAAATTCTGATATTATTATTCGTGATAATATGATTTTGCAGGGAGATGGAGAGGATGCTCAGGGAATTTTCTTGAACTCCCAGCCTGGGTCTCAATACGAAAATGTTCTCATTGAAAACAATGTGGTTTATCAGTCAGGATATCATGGCATTAGCGTTTATCGTGCCGATGGACTTGAAATTAAAGGCAATACGGTTGTATCTCCTCCAGATACTGAGAACTTTGTATGGATAGGTGGTTTTGAAGTAAAAAATACCGTTATTGAGAATAATATCTCGAATGATATTAGGGCTAATGGCGACGACTCTTCCATTACACTCACAAATAATGTGCTTGCAGAAACAAGTGCCTCCGGTGACCAGCTTGCGTATAGCAGTGTATTTACGAATACTCTGGATCGTTATTCAGTAGATCCAGATGATTTCAAAGTAAATTCCAGCTTGACAGTAGGTGCAGATATTAATGCACTGAAAGATACTGACACAACAGACGACACAACAGACGACACAACAGACGACACAACAGACGACACAACAGACGACACAACAGACGACACAACAGACGACACAACAGACGACACAACAGACGACACAACAGACGACACAACAGATAATTCTGGTGACGGAGACGATCAGTCCGATAACCAGGATCAAGTCGAAGTAACCGTATCTGGTGATACTTCTGGCTCTGTTGTAGAAGACGGCTCTCTAACTACATCTGGGGATCTTGATATAGACGGCGGCAGTGGAAACGAAGAATTCTTAGCGGAAAACCTGACAGGGGAACATGGTAATTTTTCTGTCGATACAGAAGGTAATTGGAGCTATACCGCCGTAGATTCTTCGCAAATCCAAGCATTGGACACAGGTGAAAATTTAACAGAAACATTCGTCGTTAAAACTGCAAGCGGAGTAGAGACGGAAGTTGAAGTATTTATCAATGGTCAAGATGAGCCGCAATCAAATGATGATACGGACGACACTAACGACAATCAATCCGGTGGTAACGTAATTGAGGTAAGCAGTGCAGCTGAACTTATGGCTGCGATGAAAAATGCGAGTGGGGGCGAAGTGATAACTTTGCTCTCCGGTGATTACGGTAGTGTTAGTTTAAGGAACTTTAATTTTGACACGCCGGTAACAATTATATCTGCAGATTCAGGGAGCCCGGCGCATCTTGAAAATCTCTATGTTAATAATTCTTCCAATATTACAATAGAGCAACTTGCGATCTACTCAGATGACGATCCTATTGGTTCCTGGGGTGAACATCTTACTTCAATACAGAGAAGTTCGGATATCGTCCTGAAAAATAATCAGTTTGGTAATGAGGGTCAATCACTGGCGGACAATTTTTATGGTCTGTCTGTGTCAAACTCAACTGGTATTGACGTGACTGGTAACGAATTTAGTAATCTTGGCATCGGCACTAATGTGCGTAACTCGCAAGATTTAAACATTTCTGACAATAATGTGCATGATATTGGCTCCAAGGGCTTTTCATTTTCTACCGTCCAAGGAGTAGAAATTTCAGGGAATACAATCACTGACATGTATTCAACGAGCGGCTCTTTAAATGCTATTCAGTTCTATGGTCAAAATGGGAAACAGGCAAATTCTGATATTATTATTCGTGATAATATGATTTTGCAGGGAGATGGAGACGATGCCCAGGGAATTTTCCTAAACTCTCAATCTGGATCTCAATACGAAAATGTTCTCATTGAAAACAATGTAGTTTATCAGTCAGGATATCATGGCATTAGCGTCTACCATGCTGATGGCTTGGAAATTAGGGACAATACGGTTGTTTCTCCTCCGGGTACAGAGAACCCTGTATGGATAGGTGCCTTTGACGTAGAAAATGCCGAAATCGAGAATAATGTCTCGAATGATATTAGGGCTAATGGCGACGACTCTTCCATTACACTCACAAATAATGTGCTTGCAGAAACAAGTGCCTCCGGTGACCAGCTTGCGTATAGCAGTGTATTTACGAATACTCTGGATCGTTATTCAGTAGATCCAGATGATTTCGAAATAGCTTCTAGCTTGTCAGCAGGTGCAGATGTTAATGCACTGAAAGAAAATGATACTGACACATCAGATGCTTCAGCGAATACCGAAGCAGGGTTTGGCATATTTACAGCAGAAGAAGGCTCGGACATTATTGAGTTTACTGATGAAAATGACAATAGTCAGGTTTCTAGCAAACAAGTTGCGAATTCCGACATTGATGCCGACTCTGATGAAAAGTTCTCATTTGATGTAATGGCTTCGGAGCCAGCTGGTACCGTTGGTGATGAAGAATTTATTGAGGAAGCCTCTGGTGCGCAGGCTAATGCTGAGGAAAGCACCAATGATTTCCGTATCGATTTTGATGGCGATCATGCAGTAGACATTCAACCCGAGTTGATTGGGGTTTCTTTATATGAATTGGAAAATTCAGATTTCCTGACTTAA
- a CDS encoding GMC oxidoreductase: MADVSSRGAEFDLEKDTVTFENLASIQWDVIVIGTGMGGGTIGHQLAQSGMRVLFLEMGEALKPEAVQSTSFFNKIRKQFDDDLKATELKNAGRLNEKITVAKDGSTFKRYLPLGSGPGGSTAIYGAALERMKRIDFECSIKNFDSEKTNIPQKWPLDFDEFCQYYTRAEIMYRVKGTRDPLDADDIGELPPPPLACKRDEALLKTWVDKGLHPYKMHVGIGYIEGCNECLGKVCARNCKSDALTDALTPAIQKYDAQLLTNCKVLKLNADKTSAQSVLALHDGEERDLSAKIIVVSAGAIGSPGLLLNSSSEHWPNGLGNDNDQVGRNLMFHASDFFAVWPTKPSSLDGPKKTIALNDLYVHQDRKLGCFQSVGVNIEQGHIFQYFTEKLQRWNWPLKNISLQLMRVPAYFASFFLRNAAIFASIIEDYPYEFNRVKLETSSKFGVSIEYRSSAELKERTKLSRKAIMDLITPCKSLLLTGADNLNFGHSCGTCRMGVSEKNSVIDTSCKLHGMENIYVVDASFFPTSAGVNPSLTIAANAIRVADLIVEKWPDLVRK; encoded by the coding sequence TTGGCGGATGTATCATCGCGGGGAGCGGAGTTCGATCTGGAAAAAGATACAGTCACATTTGAGAATTTAGCCTCAATCCAATGGGATGTCATAGTTATCGGGACCGGTATGGGGGGCGGAACAATAGGCCATCAACTTGCCCAATCGGGTATGAGAGTTCTCTTTTTGGAGATGGGTGAAGCACTGAAGCCAGAAGCAGTTCAATCAACTTCGTTTTTTAATAAAATTCGAAAACAGTTTGACGATGATCTCAAGGCAACTGAGTTGAAAAATGCGGGCCGATTGAATGAGAAAATTACCGTTGCAAAAGATGGGTCGACGTTCAAACGATATTTGCCGTTGGGAAGTGGCCCCGGTGGCTCGACAGCTATTTATGGGGCAGCCCTAGAACGTATGAAGCGTATTGACTTTGAATGCTCTATCAAAAACTTCGATTCAGAAAAGACAAATATTCCCCAGAAATGGCCCTTAGATTTCGACGAATTTTGTCAATATTATACAAGAGCGGAGATAATGTACCGCGTCAAAGGAACACGAGACCCCCTGGACGCTGATGATATCGGGGAGCTTCCTCCTCCACCGCTAGCCTGTAAGCGTGATGAAGCGTTGCTAAAGACTTGGGTGGATAAGGGGCTTCACCCATACAAAATGCATGTCGGGATTGGATATATTGAAGGTTGTAATGAGTGTTTAGGGAAAGTCTGCGCAAGAAATTGCAAATCAGATGCCCTGACCGACGCCTTAACTCCCGCTATACAGAAATATGATGCGCAGCTTTTAACTAATTGTAAGGTGCTAAAATTGAACGCCGATAAAACAAGCGCGCAATCCGTATTGGCATTACATGATGGAGAAGAAAGAGATCTAAGTGCTAAAATAATTGTCGTCTCAGCCGGTGCAATTGGTAGCCCCGGCCTTCTTTTAAATTCATCATCCGAGCATTGGCCAAACGGATTGGGAAATGACAATGATCAAGTGGGTCGTAATTTGATGTTTCATGCCAGTGACTTTTTCGCCGTTTGGCCCACTAAACCATCCAGCCTCGATGGCCCAAAAAAAACCATTGCGCTCAATGATTTATATGTTCACCAGGACAGGAAACTTGGATGTTTTCAATCTGTGGGAGTGAATATAGAGCAAGGGCACATCTTTCAGTATTTCACAGAAAAACTCCAGAGATGGAACTGGCCTCTAAAAAATATTTCTTTGCAATTGATGAGAGTACCAGCTTATTTCGCGAGCTTCTTTTTAAGAAACGCTGCTATTTTCGCTTCGATCATAGAAGACTATCCTTATGAATTTAATCGAGTAAAACTGGAAACATCCAGCAAATTTGGAGTCAGCATAGAATATAGATCCTCCGCTGAATTAAAAGAGAGAACAAAACTCTCAAGAAAAGCAATCATGGATTTAATAACTCCATGTAAATCGCTTTTACTAACTGGTGCGGATAATTTAAATTTTGGGCATTCTTGCGGTACTTGCAGGATGGGCGTGTCTGAAAAAAATTCTGTAATTGATACAAGTTGTAAATTACATGGAATGGAAAACATCTATGTTGTAGATGCGTCTTTCTTCCCAACGAGCGCCGGTGTAAATCCCAGTCTTACCATTGCCGCAAACGCTATAAGAGTTGCAGACCTGATTGTGGAAAAATGGCCCGATTTGGTCCGCAAATAG
- a CDS encoding lipid II:glycine glycyltransferase FemX yields the protein MNGLKLNFLNENEWKRHIAEFSDHNYRQFWSYGVESAARIGAKSEFVGIFNQEKLIGLTNVRLKKLPIFPLGIAYVNGGPIHVRDSNDAQAEQDFKLCLQALIAEYTRSRNFVLRIKCSVYTEEGNANRSIIFEDLGFRKINQSDQYRTFVVDIEKDTDEIRSSLNGKWRNQLNRAQKNDLTISTGTSGPWFQKFEDLFIQLKQKKGFDVSLGVDFYERVQEGLSGDDQFFIQIASKDDNVLAAHVGSYVGDTAVYLLGASTAEGNQLKASYLLQWNAIVEAKSRGCKWYDLGGIDPDGNKGVFHFKKGFNGDDVTAAGPYEIGNQVIIGLVKLAEKTYNSLKKSK from the coding sequence ATGAACGGTCTCAAATTAAATTTTCTAAATGAAAATGAATGGAAAAGGCATATCGCGGAATTTAGCGATCATAATTACAGGCAGTTCTGGAGTTATGGTGTTGAAAGCGCAGCTCGAATTGGAGCGAAATCAGAGTTTGTTGGCATCTTTAATCAGGAAAAACTGATAGGGCTCACGAATGTACGGCTTAAGAAATTACCCATTTTTCCACTAGGGATTGCTTACGTAAACGGAGGCCCTATTCATGTTCGAGATAGCAATGATGCTCAAGCCGAGCAGGATTTTAAACTGTGCCTACAGGCCCTGATTGCTGAATATACTCGGTCTCGAAATTTCGTTTTGAGAATTAAATGCTCTGTATACACAGAAGAAGGAAACGCTAATCGATCTATTATTTTTGAGGATCTTGGATTCCGGAAAATTAATCAATCGGACCAATACAGGACTTTTGTCGTTGATATTGAAAAAGATACTGATGAAATTCGATCTTCACTGAATGGAAAATGGAGAAATCAGCTTAATCGTGCGCAAAAAAATGACTTGACCATCTCTACTGGAACATCCGGACCTTGGTTTCAAAAATTCGAGGATCTGTTTATCCAATTAAAACAAAAAAAGGGCTTTGACGTTTCATTGGGAGTTGATTTCTATGAAAGAGTTCAAGAAGGTTTGTCGGGTGACGATCAATTTTTCATTCAAATTGCGTCTAAAGACGATAACGTGTTAGCAGCCCATGTTGGCAGTTATGTTGGTGATACTGCTGTTTATCTTCTCGGGGCTTCTACGGCAGAAGGTAACCAACTTAAAGCGTCATATTTATTGCAATGGAACGCAATAGTTGAGGCAAAATCCCGAGGCTGCAAGTGGTATGACCTTGGCGGTATCGATCCAGACGGCAATAAAGGTGTATTTCATTTCAAAAAAGGCTTTAACGGCGACGACGTAACTGCGGCCGGGCCCTATGAGATTGGAAACCAAGTCATTATCGGTTTGGTAAAACTGGCAGAAAAGACATACAATTCGCTGAAAAAATCCAAATGA
- a CDS encoding polysaccharide deacetylase family protein encodes MTFAEKIIGKFDRKIARYAPINSRVLTFEKPVVSFTFDDCPRSAITVGGKMLRDRGLSGTFYLCGGLTNGFENELPCQTEDDLEYLKESNHELASHLYNHKRCETLSKHDLTLEIEQSIDYLNSITGNRKPLSFSYPFGSINLRAKKMISDQFLSGRGISPGLNLGKVDLSCLKANALYEEEITEKSIADLIDAALQRKGWLIFYTHDVQNSPTAYGVKPKTLEFAMDYALRRNCQISSVSEVMSSVR; translated from the coding sequence ATGACTTTTGCTGAAAAAATTATTGGAAAGTTCGATCGAAAAATTGCTCGATATGCGCCTATAAACTCTAGAGTTTTGACGTTTGAAAAGCCGGTTGTAAGCTTTACATTTGATGATTGTCCGCGTTCTGCAATAACTGTTGGTGGTAAAATGCTGAGAGACAGGGGGTTGTCAGGAACATTTTATTTATGCGGGGGATTGACGAATGGTTTTGAAAATGAGCTGCCTTGTCAAACAGAAGATGATCTTGAGTATCTTAAAGAAAGCAATCATGAATTAGCCTCACATCTCTACAACCACAAGCGATGTGAAACATTAAGTAAACATGACCTGACTTTGGAAATTGAACAAAGTATAGATTATTTGAACTCAATAACAGGTAACAGAAAGCCTCTTAGTTTCTCTTATCCATTCGGATCAATAAACTTACGCGCAAAAAAGATGATTTCTGATCAGTTTTTGTCGGGGCGGGGTATCAGCCCAGGTTTAAATTTGGGGAAAGTAGACCTATCCTGTTTAAAAGCAAACGCGCTTTATGAAGAGGAGATTACAGAGAAAAGTATTGCTGACCTTATTGATGCAGCCCTGCAAAGAAAAGGATGGCTTATCTTTTATACGCATGATGTTCAAAATTCACCCACTGCATATGGAGTGAAGCCGAAAACACTTGAATTCGCGATGGATTACGCACTTAGAAGAAATTGTCAGATCAGCTCTGTCTCCGAAGTAATGAGTAGCGTTCGATAG